A genomic region of Miscanthus floridulus cultivar M001 chromosome 3, ASM1932011v1, whole genome shotgun sequence contains the following coding sequences:
- the LOC136546085 gene encoding hypersensitive-induced response protein-like protein 2 has product MACSLLKSCFFPAPAATLLCSSSFLSPTRLFCTFAIKENFGKFSEVLEPGCHFLPWCIGQQIAGYLSLRVRQLDVRCETKTKDNVTVVASVQYRALADKASDAFYKLSNTREQIQSYVFDVIRATVPKLDLDDAFEQKNDIAKAVEKAMSMYGYEIVQTLIVDIEPDDRVKRAMNEINAAARMRVAASEKAEAEKIFQIKKAKGEAESKYLAGVGIARQCQAIVDVLRDSVLAFSENVPGTAAKDIMDMVLVTQYFDTMKDIGASSKFSSVFTPHGPGAVKDVAAQIRDGLLLAKRQ; this is encoded by the exons ATGGCGTGCTCCTTGCTCAAATCTTGCTTTTTCCCAGCTCCAGCTGCTACTCTACTCTGCTCGTCTTCTTTTCTTTCCCCAACGCGGCTGTTTTGCACTTTTGCCATCAAAGAAAACTTCGGCAAGTTCAGTGAGGTCCTGGAGCCTGGTTGCCACTTCCTGCCCTGGTGCATAGGGCAGCAGATTGCTGGTTACCTCTCCTTGCGTGTGCGCCAGCTGGATGTCCGCTGTGAAACAAAGACAAAG GACAATGTCACTGTCGTTGCATCTGTCCAATATCGCGCTCTTGCTGATAAGGCATCTGACGCCTTCTACAAGCTGAGCAACACTAGGGAACAAATTCAGTCGTATGTATTTGACG TCATCAGAGCTACTGTTCCAAAGCTGGACTTGGACGATGCATTTGAGCAGAAGAATGACATCGCGAAAGCAGTTGAAAAG GCAATGTCTATGTATGGCTATGAGATAGTGCAAACGCTGATTGTTGATATTGAGCCTGATGACCGTGTCAAGAGAGCAATGAACGAGATCAATGCAG CTGCTAGAATGAGGGTGGCAGCCAGTGAGAAAGCTGAGGCTGAGAAGATATTCCAAATCAAGAAAGCCAAAGGAGAGGCGGAATCCAAGTACCTGGCTGGTGTGGGTATCGCAAGGCAGTGCCAAGCCATTGTGGACGTGCTGAGGGACAGTGTGCTCGCCTTCTCAGAGAACGTTCCAGGCACCGCTGCCAAGGACATCATGGACATGGTCCTGGTCACCCAGTACTTCGACACCATGAAGGACATTGGGGCCTCCTCCAAGTTCTCTTCAGTGTTCACCCCCCATGGTCCTGGAGCTGTCAAGGATGTCGCGGCGCAGATAAGAGATGGCCTCCTGCTGGCTAAACGGCAGTGA
- the LOC136541889 gene encoding serine/threonine-protein kinase PBL34-like isoform X1, translating into MGLAPPELGQFDGWESSGEEERERERWGWCRRSRRGSSRRRAAAPKGGADDDDAVATGCCIRLWPVGTCPPQPPPPRSKVDTSTSSASTHGAEKSTENGSRNQPVALVVSGSTTTSNAESSSSASKVGEEIKVASQLRKFAFNDLKCATRNFRPESLLGEGGFGCVFKGWIEENGTAPVKPGTGLTVAVKTLNHDGLQGHKEWVAEVDFLGNLHHPNLVRLIGYCVEDDQRLLVYEFMPRGSLDNHLFRRSLPLPWAIRMKVALGAAKGLAFLHEEAERPVIYRDFKTSNILLDAEYNAKLSDFGLAKDGPVGDKTHVSTRVMGTYGYAAPEYVMTGHLTSKSDVYSFGVVLLEMMSGRRSMDKNRPNGEHNLVEWARTLLGERQRFYKLIDPRLEGNFSVKGAQKAAQLARACLSRDPKARPLMSQVVEVLKPLQNLKDMASASYFYQTMQAERMAHSNSMNGRSSHGFKTQSRFGRNGQPPVRSLSDGPRASPFRYSPKPNVK; encoded by the exons ATGGGGCTCGCGCCGCCGGAGCTGGGCCAGTTCGACGGGTGGGAGAGCTCCGGGGAGgaggagcgggagcgggagcgctGGGGCTggtgccgccgcagccgccgcggcagcagcaggcgccgcgccgcggcccccaagggcggcgccgacgacgacgacgcggtcGCCACCGGCTGCTGCATCCGCCTCTGGCCCGTCGGGACGTgcccgccgcagccgccgccgccgaggtccAAGGTCGACACCTCCACCAGCAGCGCCAGCACGCACGGCG CAGAGAAGTCAACAGAAAATGGTAGCAGGAATCAACCGGTCGCATTGGTAGTCTCAGGTTCTACAACTACTAGTAACGCTGAAAGCAGTTCATCCGCATCTAAAGTTGGAGAAGAGATAAAAGTTGCCTCCCAGCTGCGCAAGTTTGCATTCAATGATCTCAAATGTGCTACCCGGAACTTCAGGCCTGAAAGTCTCCTTGGAGAAGGGGGTTTTGGATGTGTTTTTAAAGGGTGGATCGAAGAGAACGGAACTGCACCCGTGAAACCTGGTACAGGTCTCACAGTTGCTGTCAAGACGCTAAACCATGACGGGCTTCAAGGGCATAAAGAATGGGTG GCTGAAGTTGATTTTCTTGGAAATCTTCACCATCCCAATTTGGTCAGGTTGATTGGATATTGTGTTGAAGACGACCAAAGGTTGCTGGTGTATGAATTCATGCCTCGTGGCAGTTTGGATAACCATCTTTTTAGAA GGTCTCTTCCTCTTCCATGGGCTATCAGAATGAAGGTTGCACTCGGAGCAGCAAAGGGTCTGGCTTTCCTTCATGAAGAAGCAGAAAGACCAGTCATTTATCGTGATTTTAAAACATCTAATATACTGCTGGATGCG GAGTATAATGCAAAGCTCTCCGATTTTGGGCTTGCGAAAGACGGACCTGTAGGTGATAAAACTCATGTCTCTACTCGAGTAATGGGAACATATGGATATGCAGCACCAGAATATGTCATGACTG GTCATCTGACATCAAAGAGCGATGTCTACAGCTTCGGGGTCGTGCTTCTTGAGATGATGTCAGGGCGCAGGTCAATGGACAAGAATCGCCCTAACGGGGAGCACAACCTCGTTGAATGGGCACGCACCCTCCTAGGAGAGAGGCAGCGCTTTTACAAGCTAATTGACCCTCGCCTGGAGGGCAACTTCTCAGTGAAGGGCGCCCAGAAGGCCGCCCAGCTAGCGCGCGCCTGCCTCAGCCGGGACCCCAAGGCGCGGCCCTTGATGAGCCAGGTGGTGGAGGTCCTCAAGCCGCTGCAGAACCTCAAGGACATGGCGAGTGCCTCCTACTTCTACCAGACGATGCAAGCTGAGCGGATGGCGCACTCGAACAGCATGAACGGGAGGAGCAGCCACGGCTTCAAGACGCAGAGCCGGTTCGGGCGGAACGGGCAGCCGCCCGTGAGGAGCCTCTCCGACGGGCCCCGCGCCTCCCCGTTCCGCTACTCGCCAAAGCCGAACGTGAAATGA
- the LOC136541889 gene encoding serine/threonine-protein kinase PBL35-like isoform X2, whose translation MGLAPPELGQFDGWESSGEEERERERWGWCRRSRRGSSRRRAAAPKGGADDDDAVATGCCIRLWPVGTCPPQPPPPRSKVDTSTSSASTHGEKSTENGSRNQPVALVVSGSTTTSNAESSSSASKVGEEIKVASQLRKFAFNDLKCATRNFRPESLLGEGGFGCVFKGWIEENGTAPVKPGTGLTVAVKTLNHDGLQGHKEWVAEVDFLGNLHHPNLVRLIGYCVEDDQRLLVYEFMPRGSLDNHLFRRSLPLPWAIRMKVALGAAKGLAFLHEEAERPVIYRDFKTSNILLDAEYNAKLSDFGLAKDGPVGDKTHVSTRVMGTYGYAAPEYVMTGHLTSKSDVYSFGVVLLEMMSGRRSMDKNRPNGEHNLVEWARTLLGERQRFYKLIDPRLEGNFSVKGAQKAAQLARACLSRDPKARPLMSQVVEVLKPLQNLKDMASASYFYQTMQAERMAHSNSMNGRSSHGFKTQSRFGRNGQPPVRSLSDGPRASPFRYSPKPNVK comes from the exons ATGGGGCTCGCGCCGCCGGAGCTGGGCCAGTTCGACGGGTGGGAGAGCTCCGGGGAGgaggagcgggagcgggagcgctGGGGCTggtgccgccgcagccgccgcggcagcagcaggcgccgcgccgcggcccccaagggcggcgccgacgacgacgacgcggtcGCCACCGGCTGCTGCATCCGCCTCTGGCCCGTCGGGACGTgcccgccgcagccgccgccgccgaggtccAAGGTCGACACCTCCACCAGCAGCGCCAGCACGCACGGCG AGAAGTCAACAGAAAATGGTAGCAGGAATCAACCGGTCGCATTGGTAGTCTCAGGTTCTACAACTACTAGTAACGCTGAAAGCAGTTCATCCGCATCTAAAGTTGGAGAAGAGATAAAAGTTGCCTCCCAGCTGCGCAAGTTTGCATTCAATGATCTCAAATGTGCTACCCGGAACTTCAGGCCTGAAAGTCTCCTTGGAGAAGGGGGTTTTGGATGTGTTTTTAAAGGGTGGATCGAAGAGAACGGAACTGCACCCGTGAAACCTGGTACAGGTCTCACAGTTGCTGTCAAGACGCTAAACCATGACGGGCTTCAAGGGCATAAAGAATGGGTG GCTGAAGTTGATTTTCTTGGAAATCTTCACCATCCCAATTTGGTCAGGTTGATTGGATATTGTGTTGAAGACGACCAAAGGTTGCTGGTGTATGAATTCATGCCTCGTGGCAGTTTGGATAACCATCTTTTTAGAA GGTCTCTTCCTCTTCCATGGGCTATCAGAATGAAGGTTGCACTCGGAGCAGCAAAGGGTCTGGCTTTCCTTCATGAAGAAGCAGAAAGACCAGTCATTTATCGTGATTTTAAAACATCTAATATACTGCTGGATGCG GAGTATAATGCAAAGCTCTCCGATTTTGGGCTTGCGAAAGACGGACCTGTAGGTGATAAAACTCATGTCTCTACTCGAGTAATGGGAACATATGGATATGCAGCACCAGAATATGTCATGACTG GTCATCTGACATCAAAGAGCGATGTCTACAGCTTCGGGGTCGTGCTTCTTGAGATGATGTCAGGGCGCAGGTCAATGGACAAGAATCGCCCTAACGGGGAGCACAACCTCGTTGAATGGGCACGCACCCTCCTAGGAGAGAGGCAGCGCTTTTACAAGCTAATTGACCCTCGCCTGGAGGGCAACTTCTCAGTGAAGGGCGCCCAGAAGGCCGCCCAGCTAGCGCGCGCCTGCCTCAGCCGGGACCCCAAGGCGCGGCCCTTGATGAGCCAGGTGGTGGAGGTCCTCAAGCCGCTGCAGAACCTCAAGGACATGGCGAGTGCCTCCTACTTCTACCAGACGATGCAAGCTGAGCGGATGGCGCACTCGAACAGCATGAACGGGAGGAGCAGCCACGGCTTCAAGACGCAGAGCCGGTTCGGGCGGAACGGGCAGCCGCCCGTGAGGAGCCTCTCCGACGGGCCCCGCGCCTCCCCGTTCCGCTACTCGCCAAAGCCGAACGTGAAATGA
- the LOC136546086 gene encoding uncharacterized protein, whose product MAPPRQGEEQGVGAGAGDSAPALQAPAHVMARVFSQLDCVDLLSCSLVCKQWYRDSAELREEWRMEYLDAWNQFGLSVTREPQPLCATCAIRSLRSLCP is encoded by the exons ATGGCGCCGCCACGGCAAGGGGAGGAGCAGGGGGTCGGCGCTGGCGCTGGCGATTCAGCGCCGGCGCTGCAGGCCCCGGCGCACGTGATGGCGCGGGTGTTCTCACagctcgactgcgtcgacctcCTCAGCTGCTCCCTCGTCTGCAA GCAATGGTACCGCGATTCTGCGGAGCTAAGAGAGGAGTGGAGGATGGAGTACCTGGATGCTTGGAACCAGTTCGGATTGTCGGTGACGCGTGAGCCACAGCCGCTATGCGCTACTTGCGCGATCAGAAGCCTGCGTAGCCTGTGCCCTTGA